TCGCGCTGATCGGGCCCAACGGCGCGGGAAAGACCACCCTCGTCCGGGCACTGCTCGGTACCACCGACGCCGAGGGGACGGTCGAGGTGTTCGGGAAATCGCCCCGCGAGGTCGAGCGGGCGCGACTCGGCTCGCTCCCTCAGTCGTTCGATCCGCCCGCCCGGCTCACCGCCCGTGAACTGCTCGACTACTACGGCGGGCTCTACGACGACGCCCGCCCGGTCGACGACGTGCTGGCCGACGTGGGACTCGCCGAGGACGCCGATACCTGGTACGAGAACCTCTCCGGTGGCCAACAGCGCCGTGTCTGTGTCGGGACGGCGCTGGTCAACGACCCCGACCTGCTCGTGCTCGACGAACCGACGACGGGCATCGACCCCGCAGGTCGGCGGGCACTCTGGCGGCTGATCGAGGATCTCGCTGCCGGCGGGACGACGGTCTTTCTGACGACCCACTACATGGCCGAAGCGGAACGACTGGCCGACGAGGTGGGCCTGCTGGCCGACGGCCGACTCGTCGCCCGCGACTCGCCGGCGGCGCTGATCGCCGAGCACGGCGGGGAGAGTCGACTGGTGATCGACACCGACGCCGAGCCTGCGATCACCGGTGATCTGGGTTACCCCGCCGAACTCGCCGAGGGCCGGCTGACGGTCTACGACGTGCCGCCCGAGGAGATCGGCGAGGTCGTCGCCGCCCTCGATTCGGCCGGGGCGACCTGCGACTCGATCGAGTGGACCGAACCCGACCTCGAAGACGTGTA
This Halorientalis sp. IM1011 DNA region includes the following protein-coding sequences:
- a CDS encoding ABC transporter ATP-binding protein: MTAAVVAEDVRRSYGDTTALDGVSLTVDEGDVFALIGPNGAGKTTLVRALLGTTDAEGTVEVFGKSPREVERARLGSLPQSFDPPARLTARELLDYYGGLYDDARPVDDVLADVGLAEDADTWYENLSGGQQRRVCVGTALVNDPDLLVLDEPTTGIDPAGRRALWRLIEDLAAGGTTVFLTTHYMAEAERLADEVGLLADGRLVARDSPAALIAEHGGESRLVIDTDAEPAITGDLGYPAELAEGRLTVYDVPPEEIGEVVAALDSAGATCDSIEWTEPDLEDVYLDLTGQAVTASGETVSRGETPLADGGKVTGGDRS